One part of the Arabidopsis thaliana chromosome 1 sequence genome encodes these proteins:
- a CDS encoding Cysteine/Histidine-rich C1 domain family protein (Cysteine/Histidine-rich C1 domain family protein; CONTAINS InterPro DOMAIN/s: DC1 (InterPro:IPR004146), C1-like (InterPro:IPR011424); BEST Arabidopsis thaliana protein match is: Cysteine/Histidine-rich C1 domain family protein (TAIR:AT5G48320.1); Has 1385 Blast hits to 625 proteins in 30 species: Archae - 0; Bacteria - 0; Metazoa - 15; Fungi - 0; Plants - 1354; Viruses - 0; Other Eukaryotes - 16 (source: NCBI BLink).), with translation MNIVCAEKPPVLYIDHPNWHQHTLALFPRQAFLTCNVCALADASSPIYMCPPCDFVVHLRCINLPRVIRISRHPHRISFTPLFDQRDRSCGVCRETIDNDFGGYSCIKDDCSYGAHSRCATQRNVWDGIELEGVLEEIEEEVEPFVTISDGIIQHFSHQQHHLRLDENKDRDYDDSKQCDACITPIYFGNLYSCIQCSFILHEECANLSRKIHHPIHPPMLSLVGGYNEVRKYEDKCSACPWSCIAGFFYVCDKEGCYFKIHVQCATISEPLVHESHMDPLFLTSKPGEQRGCSVCKDSRLECTNETFNCIKCDFALCFGCATLPQNVRYKHDDHILTLSYGKETNTETYWCEVCEEKVSSKDRFYKCDEYCCVTLHIRCLIGKDLYMKPGSLCIYKDGRKLFVLPNNHMSRPSCTGCRKRCPYKTVLVLIRLIFCSTFCIHHV, from the coding sequence ATGAATATAGTTTGTGCGGAAAAACCACCAGTCTTGTATATAGACCATCCGAATTGGCATCAGCATACACTTGCTCTCTTTCCTAGACAAGCTTTCTTAACTTGCAATGTGTGCGCCTTGGCCGATGCAAGCTCTCCTATCTATATGTGTCCCCCTTGTGATTTTGTGGTCCATCTAAGATGTATCAACTTACCACGTGTCATAAGGATATCTCGCCACCCCCATCGCATCTCTTTTACCCCTTTGTTCGACCAACGAGATAGATCTTGTGGTGTTTGTCGCGAAACTATCGACAACGATTTTGGGGGTTATTCTTGCATCAAGGATGATTGTTCGTACGGAGCACATTCAAGATGTGCCACACAAAGAAATGTGTGGGATGGCATAGAGCTTGAAGGGGTGTtagaagagattgaagaagaagttgagcCGTTTGTGACGATAAGTGATGGAATCATACAACATTTTAgtcatcaacaacatcattTGAGACTTGATGAGAACAAAGACAGAGATTACGATGACAGTAAGCAGTGTGATGCATGCATCACACCAATCTATTTTGGTAACCTCTACTCTTGTATACAATGCAGCTTCATTCTTCACGAAGAATGTGCGAATTTATCTCGCAAAATACATCACCCGATACATCCACCTATGCTCTCCCTAGTGGGAGGATATAACGAAGTTAGAAAGTATGAGGATAAGTGTTCAGCTTGTCCTTGGTCGTGCATAGCAGGTTTCTTCTATGTGTGTGATAAAGAAGGATGTTATTTTAAGATTCATGTGCAGTGCGCTACAATTTCTGAGCCATTAGTCCATGAAAGTCATATGGATCCTTTATTCCTAACATCTAAACCAGGAGAGCAAAGAGGATGCTCTGTTTGCAAAGATTCAAGACTTGAATGtacaaatgaaacattcaatTGCATCAAATGCGActttgctttgtgttttggaTGTGCTACTTTACCTCAAAATGTGAGGTATAAGCATGATGATCATATTCTCACTCTTTCTTATGGGAAGGAGACAAATACTGAGACATATTGGTGTGAAGTCTGTGAGGAAAAAGTAAGTTCGAAAGACCGGTTTTATAAGTGTGATGAATATTGTTGTGTCACCTTACACATCAGATGTCTGATTGGGAAGGACTTATACATGAAGCCCGGTTCATTGTGTATCTACAAGGATGGAAGAAAGCTATTTGTGTTGCCCAATAATCATATGTCTCGACCATCTTGCACAGGTTGTAGGAAGCGATGTCCATACAAAACAGTGTTGGTGCTTATTCGattaatattttgttccaCATTTTGTATTCATCATGTTTAG
- a CDS encoding phosphatidylinositol 4-phosphate 5-kinase MSS4-like protein (unknown protein; FUNCTIONS IN: molecular_function unknown; INVOLVED IN: biological_process unknown; LOCATED IN: chloroplast; EXPRESSED IN: 13 plant structures; EXPRESSED DURING: 4 anthesis, C globular stage, 4 leaf senescence stage, petal differentiation and expansion stage; BEST Arabidopsis thaliana protein match is: unknown protein (TAIR:AT2G30230.1); Has 180 Blast hits to 180 proteins in 14 species: Archae - 0; Bacteria - 0; Metazoa - 0; Fungi - 0; Plants - 180; Viruses - 0; Other Eukaryotes - 0 (source: NCBI BLink).) encodes MKETIRCCIACILPCGALDVIRIVHSNGHVEEISGTITASEIMKAHPKHVLKKPSSPTSDHDERDVISATKIVIVPPEAELQRGKIYFLMPATKSDKCAGGGKIRREKSNANAVVKKRSQYRRQHRDGDEKCNGGESNDVKDKNYEKDLLISSDRYLTEILSEKVATQKDRRKGRVGVWRPHLESISEIITED; translated from the coding sequence ATGAAGGAGACAATCAGGTGTTGCATCGCTTGCATTCTACCGTGTGGAGCGCTTGACGTGATCAGAATCGTTCACTCAAACGGACACGTGGAGGAGATCAGTGGCACGATCACGGCCAGCGAAATCATGAAGGCTCACCCGAAGCACGTACTCAAGAAACCATCTTCTCCAACGTCAGATCACGACGAGCGTGACGTCATCTCAGCCACAAAGATCGTCATCGTCCCTCCCGAAGCTGAGCTCCAACGTGGTAAGATTTATTTCCTCATGCCTGCTACTAAATCTGATAAATGCGCCGGAGGAGGAAAGATCCGCCGGGAAAAAAGTAACGCAAACGCCGTCGTCAAGAAACGGTCACAGTATCGCCGGCAGCATCGTGACGGTGATGAGAAATGTAACGGCGGCGAAAGTAATGACgttaaagataaaaactaCGAGAAGGATTTATTGATCTCGTCTGATCGATACTTGACGGAGATATTATCGGAGAAAGTGGCGACGCAAAAAGATCGGAGGAAAGGACGCGTCGGCGTTTGGAGGCCGCACTTAGAAAGCATATCGGAGATCATAACTGAAGACTGA
- a CDS encoding O-fucosyltransferase family protein (O-fucosyltransferase family protein; FUNCTIONS IN: molecular_function unknown; INVOLVED IN: biological_process unknown; EXPRESSED IN: 8 plant structures; EXPRESSED DURING: 4 anthesis, petal differentiation and expansion stage; CONTAINS InterPro DOMAIN/s: GDP-fucose protein O-fucosyltransferase (InterPro:IPR019378); BEST Arabidopsis thaliana protein match is: O-fucosyltransferase family protein (TAIR:AT1G62330.1); Has 30201 Blast hits to 17322 proteins in 780 species: Archae - 12; Bacteria - 1396; Metazoa - 17338; Fungi - 3422; Plants - 5037; Viruses - 0; Other Eukaryotes - 2996 (source: NCBI BLink).) codes for MGKQGSPRSPRPETIDKEEKFGRRSLDSLSGNDLLLGRRIYASEVSKAQGSKHDQSSGSSNKFWKKQHSWLRRNFKSIVLMISVTGFIFCMDSIMVSIFHSDSRAVVQDISRLSNMTLHKNGAVDASPVQMYSRLLNLASDSLAKNEFKPDTPNFREERSSKSSQWKPCADNNKAAVALERSRELSNGYIMVSANGGLNQQRVAICNAVAVAALLNATLVLPRFLYSNVWKDPSQFGDIYQEDHFIEYLKDEVNIVKNLPQHLKSTDNKNLSLVTDTELVKEATPVDYIEHVLPLLKKYGMVHLFGYGNRLGFDPLPFDVQRLRCKCNFHALKFAPKIQEAGSLLVKRIRRFKTSRSRLEEALLGESMVKSTVKGEEEPLKYLALHLRFEEDMVAYSLCDFGGGEAERKELQAYREDHFPLLLKRLKKSKPVSPEELRKTGKCPLTPEEATLVLAGLGFKRKTYIYLAGSQIYGGSSRMLPLTRLYPNIATKETLLTPQELAPFKNFSSQLAALDFIACIASDVFAMTDSGSQLSSLVSGFRNYYGNGQAPTLRPNKKRLAAILSDSETIKWKIFEDRVRKMVEEGQKLRTRPYGRSIYRQPRCPECMCKF; via the exons ATGGGGAAACAGGGATCACCGAGAAGTCCTCGACCTGAAACCAtagataaagaagagaaatttggGAGGAGAAGTTTGGATTCTTTATCTGGTAATGATCTCTTACTCGGTAGAAGAATATATGCAAGTGAAGTTTCCAAGGCTCAAGGATCTAAGCATGATCAAAGCAGTGGTAGTAGCAACAAATTTTGGAAGAAGCAACATTCATGGCTTCGTAGGAACTTTAAGTCGATAGTTTTGATGATCTCAGTCACCGGTTTCATTTTCTGTATGGATTCCATTATGGTTTCGATCTTTCATTCCGATAGTAGAGCCGTGGTGCAAGACATTTCAAGGTTGAGCAATATGACTTTGCATAAG AATGGAGCAGTAGATGCTTCACCAGTTCAAATGTATAGCCGTCTTCTAAACTTAGCTTCGGATTCTCTTGCAAAG AATGAATTCAAACCCGATACACCAAACTTCCGGGAGGAAAGATCTTCAAAGTCATCACAGTGGAAGCCTTGTGCAGATAATAACAAAGCAGCTGTGGCATTAGAGAGGTCTAGAGAATTAAGCAATGGTTACATCATGGTTAGTGCAAATGGAGGCCTTAATCAACAGCGCGTGGCT ATCTGTAACGCTGTTGCGGTTGCTGCTCTGCTCAACGCGACTCTAGTTCTTCCTCGGTTTCTTTACAGCAATGTATGGAAAGATCCTAG CCAATTTGGTGATATATACCAAGAGGATCATTTTATCGAGTATCTGAAAGATGAGGTGAATATAGTGAAGAATCTTCCTCAACATCTAAAATCTACTGATAACAAGAATCTCAGCTTG GTTACTGATACGGAGCTTGTAAAAGAGGCAACACCAGTCGATTACATCGAACATGTTCTTCCTTTGTTAAAGAAGTATGGAATGGTTCATCTTTTCGGATACGGGAATCGCCTCGGGTTTGATCCATTGCCTTTTGACGTTCAG AGATTACGATGTAAATGCAACTTTCACGCGCTGAAATTCGCGCCCAAGATTCAAGAAGCGGGATCTCTGTTGGTGAAACGGAtaagaagattcaaaacatCGCGTAGCAGATTGGAAGAAGCATTACTTGGTGAATCCATGGTGAAAAGTACTGttaaaggagaagaagaaccgTTGAAGTATCTTGCTTTGCATCTAAGGTTTGAAGAAGACATGGTTGCTTATTCTCTATGCGAttttggaggaggagaagccGAGCGCAAAGAGCTTCAAGCTTACCGTGAAGATCATTTCCCTCTTCTACTCAAACgtttgaagaaatcaaa gCCAGTGTCCCCAGAAGAGTTAAGAAAAACGGGCAAGTGTCCACTAACACCAGAGGAAGCAACTCTGGTTCTTGCTGGTCTTGGATTCaagagaaaaacatatatttactTAGCTGGATCTCAAATCTATGGAGGCTCTTCTCGTATGCTTCCTTTAACAAGACTGTACCCGAATATCGCGACCAAAGAAACTCTCCTTACACCTCAAGAACTTGCGCCATTCAAGAACTTCTCTTCTCAG CTAGCTGCACTAGATTTCATAGCTTGTATAGCATCAGATGTCTTTGCAATGACTGATTCTGGGAGTCAACTATCATCCTTAGTGTCTGGATTTAGAAACTACTACGGAAACGGTCAGGCACCAACATTGAGACCTAACAAGAAGAGGCTTGCAGCAATCTTATCAGACAGTGAAACAATAAAGTGGAAGATTTTTGAAGATCGTGTGAGAAAAATGGTAGAGGAAGGCCAAAAGCTTCGTACTAGGCCTTATGGACGCAGCATTTATAGACAACCGAGATGTCCTGAGTGTATGTGTAAATTTTGA
- a CDS encoding O-fucosyltransferase family protein, whose amino-acid sequence MSIKNGAVDASPVQMYSRLLNLASDSLAKNEFKPDTPNFREERSSKSSQWKPCADNNKAAVALERSRELSNGYIMVSANGGLNQQRVAICNAVAVAALLNATLVLPRFLYSNVWKDPSQFGDIYQEDHFIEYLKDEVNIVKNLPQHLKSTDNKNLSLVTDTELVKEATPVDYIEHVLPLLKKYGMVHLFGYGNRLGFDPLPFDVQRLRCKCNFHALKFAPKIQEAGSLLVKRIRRFKTSRSRLEEALLGESMVKSTVKGEEEPLKYLALHLRFEEDMVAYSLCDFGGGEAERKELQAYREDHFPLLLKRLKKSKPVSPEELRKTGKCPLTPEEATLVLAGLGFKRKTYIYLAGSQIYGGSSRMLPLTRLYPNIATKETLLTPQELAPFKNFSSQLAALDFIACIASDVFAMTDSGSQLSSLVSGFRNYYGNGQAPTLRPNKKRLAAILSDSETIKWKIFEDRVRKMVEEGQKLRTRPYGRSIYRQPRCPECMCKF is encoded by the exons atgtcaaTTAAGAATGGAGCAGTAGATGCTTCACCAGTTCAAATGTATAGCCGTCTTCTAAACTTAGCTTCGGATTCTCTTGCAAAG AATGAATTCAAACCCGATACACCAAACTTCCGGGAGGAAAGATCTTCAAAGTCATCACAGTGGAAGCCTTGTGCAGATAATAACAAAGCAGCTGTGGCATTAGAGAGGTCTAGAGAATTAAGCAATGGTTACATCATGGTTAGTGCAAATGGAGGCCTTAATCAACAGCGCGTGGCT ATCTGTAACGCTGTTGCGGTTGCTGCTCTGCTCAACGCGACTCTAGTTCTTCCTCGGTTTCTTTACAGCAATGTATGGAAAGATCCTAG CCAATTTGGTGATATATACCAAGAGGATCATTTTATCGAGTATCTGAAAGATGAGGTGAATATAGTGAAGAATCTTCCTCAACATCTAAAATCTACTGATAACAAGAATCTCAGCTTG GTTACTGATACGGAGCTTGTAAAAGAGGCAACACCAGTCGATTACATCGAACATGTTCTTCCTTTGTTAAAGAAGTATGGAATGGTTCATCTTTTCGGATACGGGAATCGCCTCGGGTTTGATCCATTGCCTTTTGACGTTCAG AGATTACGATGTAAATGCAACTTTCACGCGCTGAAATTCGCGCCCAAGATTCAAGAAGCGGGATCTCTGTTGGTGAAACGGAtaagaagattcaaaacatCGCGTAGCAGATTGGAAGAAGCATTACTTGGTGAATCCATGGTGAAAAGTACTGttaaaggagaagaagaaccgTTGAAGTATCTTGCTTTGCATCTAAGGTTTGAAGAAGACATGGTTGCTTATTCTCTATGCGAttttggaggaggagaagccGAGCGCAAAGAGCTTCAAGCTTACCGTGAAGATCATTTCCCTCTTCTACTCAAACgtttgaagaaatcaaa gCCAGTGTCCCCAGAAGAGTTAAGAAAAACGGGCAAGTGTCCACTAACACCAGAGGAAGCAACTCTGGTTCTTGCTGGTCTTGGATTCaagagaaaaacatatatttactTAGCTGGATCTCAAATCTATGGAGGCTCTTCTCGTATGCTTCCTTTAACAAGACTGTACCCGAATATCGCGACCAAAGAAACTCTCCTTACACCTCAAGAACTTGCGCCATTCAAGAACTTCTCTTCTCAG CTAGCTGCACTAGATTTCATAGCTTGTATAGCATCAGATGTCTTTGCAATGACTGATTCTGGGAGTCAACTATCATCCTTAGTGTCTGGATTTAGAAACTACTACGGAAACGGTCAGGCACCAACATTGAGACCTAACAAGAAGAGGCTTGCAGCAATCTTATCAGACAGTGAAACAATAAAGTGGAAGATTTTTGAAGATCGTGTGAGAAAAATGGTAGAGGAAGGCCAAAAGCTTCGTACTAGGCCTTATGGACGCAGCATTTATAGACAACCGAGATGTCCTGAGTGTATGTGTAAATTTTGA
- a CDS encoding O-fucosyltransferase family protein (O-fucosyltransferase family protein; FUNCTIONS IN: molecular_function unknown; INVOLVED IN: biological_process unknown; LOCATED IN: endomembrane system; EXPRESSED IN: 8 plant structures; EXPRESSED DURING: 4 anthesis, petal differentiation and expansion stage; CONTAINS InterPro DOMAIN/s: GDP-fucose protein O-fucosyltransferase (InterPro:IPR019378); BEST Arabidopsis thaliana protein match is: O-fucosyltransferase family protein (TAIR:AT1G62330.1); Has 30201 Blast hits to 17322 proteins in 780 species: Archae - 12; Bacteria - 1396; Metazoa - 17338; Fungi - 3422; Plants - 5037; Viruses - 0; Other Eukaryotes - 2996 (source: NCBI BLink).), with protein MVSANGGLNQQRVAICNAVAVAALLNATLVLPRFLYSNVWKDPSQFGDIYQEDHFIEYLKDEVNIVKNLPQHLKSTDNKNLSLVTDTELVKEATPVDYIEHVLPLLKKYGMVHLFGYGNRLGFDPLPFDVQRLRCKCNFHALKFAPKIQEAGSLLVKRIRRFKTSRSRLEEALLGESMVKSTVKGEEEPLKYLALHLRFEEDMVAYSLCDFGGGEAERKELQAYREDHFPLLLKRLKKSKPVSPEELRKTGKCPLTPEEATLVLAGLGFKRKTYIYLAGSQIYGGSSRMLPLTRLYPNIATKETLLTPQELAPFKNFSSQLAALDFIACIASDVFAMTDSGSQLSSLVSGFRNYYGNGQAPTLRPNKKRLAAILSDSETIKWKIFEDRVRKMVEEGQKLRTRPYGRSIYRQPRCPECMCKF; from the exons ATGGTTAGTGCAAATGGAGGCCTTAATCAACAGCGCGTGGCT ATCTGTAACGCTGTTGCGGTTGCTGCTCTGCTCAACGCGACTCTAGTTCTTCCTCGGTTTCTTTACAGCAATGTATGGAAAGATCCTAG CCAATTTGGTGATATATACCAAGAGGATCATTTTATCGAGTATCTGAAAGATGAGGTGAATATAGTGAAGAATCTTCCTCAACATCTAAAATCTACTGATAACAAGAATCTCAGCTTG GTTACTGATACGGAGCTTGTAAAAGAGGCAACACCAGTCGATTACATCGAACATGTTCTTCCTTTGTTAAAGAAGTATGGAATGGTTCATCTTTTCGGATACGGGAATCGCCTCGGGTTTGATCCATTGCCTTTTGACGTTCAG AGATTACGATGTAAATGCAACTTTCACGCGCTGAAATTCGCGCCCAAGATTCAAGAAGCGGGATCTCTGTTGGTGAAACGGAtaagaagattcaaaacatCGCGTAGCAGATTGGAAGAAGCATTACTTGGTGAATCCATGGTGAAAAGTACTGttaaaggagaagaagaaccgTTGAAGTATCTTGCTTTGCATCTAAGGTTTGAAGAAGACATGGTTGCTTATTCTCTATGCGAttttggaggaggagaagccGAGCGCAAAGAGCTTCAAGCTTACCGTGAAGATCATTTCCCTCTTCTACTCAAACgtttgaagaaatcaaa gCCAGTGTCCCCAGAAGAGTTAAGAAAAACGGGCAAGTGTCCACTAACACCAGAGGAAGCAACTCTGGTTCTTGCTGGTCTTGGATTCaagagaaaaacatatatttactTAGCTGGATCTCAAATCTATGGAGGCTCTTCTCGTATGCTTCCTTTAACAAGACTGTACCCGAATATCGCGACCAAAGAAACTCTCCTTACACCTCAAGAACTTGCGCCATTCAAGAACTTCTCTTCTCAG CTAGCTGCACTAGATTTCATAGCTTGTATAGCATCAGATGTCTTTGCAATGACTGATTCTGGGAGTCAACTATCATCCTTAGTGTCTGGATTTAGAAACTACTACGGAAACGGTCAGGCACCAACATTGAGACCTAACAAGAAGAGGCTTGCAGCAATCTTATCAGACAGTGAAACAATAAAGTGGAAGATTTTTGAAGATCGTGTGAGAAAAATGGTAGAGGAAGGCCAAAAGCTTCGTACTAGGCCTTATGGACGCAGCATTTATAGACAACCGAGATGTCCTGAGTGTATGTGTAAATTTTGA
- a CDS encoding transcriptional regulator family protein (transcriptional regulator family protein; FUNCTIONS IN: transcription regulator activity; INVOLVED IN: biological_process unknown; LOCATED IN: cellular_component unknown; EXPRESSED IN: 23 plant structures; EXPRESSED DURING: 13 growth stages; CONTAINS InterPro DOMAIN/s: HCNGP-like (InterPro:IPR012479); Has 6494 Blast hits to 2810 proteins in 258 species: Archae - 2; Bacteria - 128; Metazoa - 3549; Fungi - 437; Plants - 298; Viruses - 183; Other Eukaryotes - 1897 (source: NCBI BLink).) has product MAPKKSEGIALLSVYSDEDDEEMEDAEEEEEEDEKQRNQEESEKIIEEDQVEEANYMDEEEKGRGGEDSRTPRLLDGVGASSSAHGTPRSLDNDESSRPDWSNRMIGESGVADGERGDDASGESSDTLLDQFLPPRPRERCSEELQRKIDKFLSLKKMGKSFNSEVRNRKEYRNPDFLLHAVSYQDIDQIGSCFSKDVFDPSGYDPSDFCDAIEIDMKNERERKEQESKKNQKLDFVSAGTQPGAVFAAQKPNIPIPGIPALATSGLPSIPTEIAARDGRPNKKSKWDKVDGDVKNPPLAAGTQDSISSIRSNAALVSATSAGSGYSAFAQQRRREVEGRRSSERKLERRS; this is encoded by the exons ATGGCTCCGAAGAAGTCTGAAGGAATCGCTTTGCTTTCCGTTTACagtgatgaagatgacgaagaGATGGAAGACGccgaggaagaggaagaagaggatgagaaGCAGAGAAATCAGGAAGAGagtgaaaaaataattgaagaagATCAGGTAGAAGAAGCGAATTAtatggatgaagaagagaaaggaagaggaggagaagattCTAGAACGCCGAGGCTATTAGATGGTGTTGGAGCTTCTTCTAGTGCTCATGGGACTCCTCGTTCACTTGATAACGATGAATCATCGAGACCTGATTGGAGTAATCGAATGATTGGTGAGTCTGGAGTTGCGGATGGTGAGAGAGGTGATGATGCTTCAGGGGAAAGTAGTGATACGTTATTGGATCAGTTTCTTCCGCCAAGACCGAGAGAGAGGTGCTCTGAGGAGCTGCAA aGGAAAATAGATAAGTTTCTGAGCTTGAAAAAGATGGGGAAGAGTTTCAATTCAGAAGTGAGGAATAGGAAGGAATACAGGAATCCTGACTTCCTATTGCATGCTGTATCTTACCAAGACATTGACCAGATTGGTTCGTGTTTCAGTAAAGATGTATTTGATCCCAGTGGATATGACCCAAGTGACTTCTGTGATGCAATAG AAATCGACATGAAGAATGAGAGGGAAAGGAAGGAACaagaaagcaagaagaacCAGAAGCTTGACTTTGTTTCTGCTGGTACTCAACCTGGGGCGGTTTTCGCTGCTCAAAAGCCTAACATCCCCATTCCAG gtATTCCAGCTTTAGCTACTAGTGGATTGCCTTCCATACCAACCGAAATTGCTGCTCGTGATGGTAGACCGAACAAGAAATCCAAATGGGATAAG GTTGATGGGGACGTAAAGAATCCTCCTCTAGCAGCTGGAACTCAGGATTCTATATCCTCAATCCGGTCTAATGCAGCTCTTGTATCTGCTACAAGTGCTGGTTCTGGATACTCAGCTTTTGC GCAACAACGGAGACGAGAGGTGGAAGGAAGAAGATCTTCCGAGAGGAAATTGgagagaagaagttga
- a CDS encoding transcriptional regulator family protein (transcriptional regulator family protein; FUNCTIONS IN: transcription regulator activity; INVOLVED IN: biological_process unknown; LOCATED IN: cellular_component unknown; EXPRESSED IN: 22 plant structures; EXPRESSED DURING: 13 growth stages; CONTAINS InterPro DOMAIN/s: HCNGP-like (InterPro:IPR012479).) — MAPKKSEGIALLSVYSDEDDEEMEDAEEEEEEDEKQRNQEESEKIIEEDQVEEANYMDEEEKGRGGEDSRTPRLLDGVGASSSAHGTPRSLDNDESSRPDWSNRMIGESGVADGERGDDASGESSDTLLDQFLPPRPRERCSEELQARTHWCVVWGLLRKIDKFLSLKKMGKSFNSEVRNRKEYRNPDFLLHAVSYQDIDQIGSCFSKDVFDPSGYDPSDFCDAIEIDMKNERERKEQESKKNQKLDFVSAGTQPGAVFAAQKPNIPIPGIPALATSGLPSIPTEIAARDGRPNKKSKWDKVDGDVKNPPLAAGTQDSISSIRSNAALVSATSAGSGYSAFAQQRRREVEGRRSSERKLERRS, encoded by the exons ATGGCTCCGAAGAAGTCTGAAGGAATCGCTTTGCTTTCCGTTTACagtgatgaagatgacgaagaGATGGAAGACGccgaggaagaggaagaagaggatgagaaGCAGAGAAATCAGGAAGAGagtgaaaaaataattgaagaagATCAGGTAGAAGAAGCGAATTAtatggatgaagaagagaaaggaagaggaggagaagattCTAGAACGCCGAGGCTATTAGATGGTGTTGGAGCTTCTTCTAGTGCTCATGGGACTCCTCGTTCACTTGATAACGATGAATCATCGAGACCTGATTGGAGTAATCGAATGATTGGTGAGTCTGGAGTTGCGGATGGTGAGAGAGGTGATGATGCTTCAGGGGAAAGTAGTGATACGTTATTGGATCAGTTTCTTCCGCCAAGACCGAGAGAGAGGTGCTCTGAGGAGCTGCAA GCAAGAACTCATTGGTGTGTTGTGTGGGGTCTCTTG aGGAAAATAGATAAGTTTCTGAGCTTGAAAAAGATGGGGAAGAGTTTCAATTCAGAAGTGAGGAATAGGAAGGAATACAGGAATCCTGACTTCCTATTGCATGCTGTATCTTACCAAGACATTGACCAGATTGGTTCGTGTTTCAGTAAAGATGTATTTGATCCCAGTGGATATGACCCAAGTGACTTCTGTGATGCAATAG AAATCGACATGAAGAATGAGAGGGAAAGGAAGGAACaagaaagcaagaagaacCAGAAGCTTGACTTTGTTTCTGCTGGTACTCAACCTGGGGCGGTTTTCGCTGCTCAAAAGCCTAACATCCCCATTCCAG gtATTCCAGCTTTAGCTACTAGTGGATTGCCTTCCATACCAACCGAAATTGCTGCTCGTGATGGTAGACCGAACAAGAAATCCAAATGGGATAAG GTTGATGGGGACGTAAAGAATCCTCCTCTAGCAGCTGGAACTCAGGATTCTATATCCTCAATCCGGTCTAATGCAGCTCTTGTATCTGCTACAAGTGCTGGTTCTGGATACTCAGCTTTTGC GCAACAACGGAGACGAGAGGTGGAAGGAAGAAGATCTTCCGAGAGGAAATTGgagagaagaagttga